AGGTCAGGCAACGTTTCTTGGCTGTTCTTTACTACAAAGTCTCACGAACTGGCTGCTTTTAAAGATGTAGCGGGCGAACCGGGCAATTATACCTTTTTGAATGATCCGGAAGCGTGCCCGTGGGCTATTTATCACTGGTTTAAAGAGTATGCCGAAATAGATGAATAATAATATCAGTTTTGTTACAAGATGAAGAAGATTATATTGTTAAGTTGTTTGTTATGTGCAGGCATATTTGCCTTTGCACAAGACCCTGATTTCCATATTTACCTGTGTCTCGGCCAATCCAACATGGAGGGTAATGCAAAAATCGAACCACAGGATACGTGTAATATGGGTGAACGTTTTCTGATGATGGCGGCTGTTGATTGTCCGTCTTTGGGACGTGTCAAAGGACAGTGGTATAAGGCTGTCCCTCCGTTGGTACGTTGCCATACAGGGTTAACACCGGCCGATTATTTCGGGCGTACGTTAGTGGAAAGGCTGCCTGATAATATTAAGGTAGGTGTCGTCAATGTAGCTGTTGGTGGTTGCCGGATTGAGCTGTTTGATGAGGAGAATTGCGAAGAGCATATTGCCTCTCAACCGGAATGGCTGAAGAATACCGCGAAAGCGTATGATAATAATCCTTACCGCAGACTAAAGGAATTGGCTGTAGAAGCACAAAAAGCGGGAGTGATTAAAGGTATCCTTTTGCATCAGGGCGAGTCTAATACCGGTGATAAAGAGTGGCCTCAAAAAGTAAAGAGAGTCTATGAGAGTTTGTTGAGGGATTTGAATCTTCAGGCAAAAGATGTTCCTTTGTTGGCGGGAGAAGTGGTGCATGCCGACCAGAATGGCATATGTGCAAGCATGAATGAGATAATCAATACGCTGCCGCAAGCGATTCCGACTGCGTACGTGATTCCTTCTTCGGGCTGTCCTGCCGCAGAAGATAATTTGCATTTCACGGCAGAAGGATACAGAAAATTGGGAGTGCGATATGCCGAGAAACGACTCCTTTTGTTGGAGAAAGAACCAAACTCCGGGATTACCACCGAACCGGCATCCACTAATATTCCGGGATATGACTATCCCCGGGTGGATAAAGAGGGGCGTGCTCATTTTCGTTTCTATGCTCCGCAGGCTAACAGGCTACAAGTGGATTGTTGCGGAAAGAAGTATGATATGTGGAAAGATGCCGGAGGACTCTGGACGGCAACGACCAACCCTCTGCCTGTAGGATTCCATTATTATTTCCTGATT
The Bacteroides caecimuris DNA segment above includes these coding regions:
- a CDS encoding sialate O-acetylesterase; the encoded protein is MKKIILLSCLLCAGIFAFAQDPDFHIYLCLGQSNMEGNAKIEPQDTCNMGERFLMMAAVDCPSLGRVKGQWYKAVPPLVRCHTGLTPADYFGRTLVERLPDNIKVGVVNVAVGGCRIELFDEENCEEHIASQPEWLKNTAKAYDNNPYRRLKELAVEAQKAGVIKGILLHQGESNTGDKEWPQKVKRVYESLLRDLNLQAKDVPLLAGEVVHADQNGICASMNEIINTLPQAIPTAYVIPSSGCPAAEDNLHFTAEGYRKLGVRYAEKRLLLLEKEPNSGITTEPASTNIPGYDYPRVDKEGRAHFRFYAPQANRLQVDCCGKKYDMWKDAGGLWTATTNPLPVGFHYYFLIADGVSVTDPSSYTFFGCCRMASGIEIPEGEEGDYYRPQQVPHGQVRSCTYYSETQKEFRRCMVYTPAEYEIHPKKRYPVLYLQHGMGEDETGWSTQGKMNHIMDNLIASGQCVPMLVVMDSGDVEAPFQPRPGKDINEERALYGATFYDVILKDLIPMIDRTFRTKTDREHRAMAGLSWGGHQTFQTALPRLDMFSYIGGFSGAIFGLDVKTCFDGVFADAGKFNKKVHYLFLGCGTDEQMGTKKLVESLRELGINVAYYESQGTGHEWLTWRRCLKEFVPHLFKH